The following are encoded in a window of Paenibacillus polymyxa genomic DNA:
- the gatC gene encoding Asp-tRNA(Asn)/Glu-tRNA(Gln) amidotransferase subunit GatC produces the protein MNISTEDVRHVAKLSRLNLTAAEEETMTGQLNAILHYAEKLNELDTEQVKPTTHVLHVSNVMRDDEVRESLTHEQVMRNAPEEEDGQFKVPAVLE, from the coding sequence ATGAACATTTCCACGGAAGATGTCCGTCACGTAGCCAAGCTGTCTAGGTTGAATCTGACCGCGGCTGAAGAAGAAACGATGACAGGACAATTAAACGCCATTCTCCATTATGCGGAGAAGCTGAATGAGCTGGATACGGAGCAGGTAAAACCGACCACTCATGTGCTGCACGTCAGCAATGTCATGCGAGACGACGAAGTTCGTGAAAGTTTGACACATGAGCAAGTGATGCGCAATGCACCTGAAGAAGAAGACGGACAGTTTAAGGTTCCTGCTGTTCTGGAATAG
- a CDS encoding glycosyl hydrolase family 18 protein, producing the protein MARNHSRRRRKRSRFKGAASLLLFAAIICAITVVWFGNPLHEKPDWQGSVRPIFMQGKLTGYEAQSSGKNMLMPLKLVQSQIDPTVRYEDDSQTVIMATRQSLLYMKVSKAQGELNGKTYALSVAPQVISGEVYIPIEAVREVYGVSIHEDPVTGAVILMKAGEKVRLGSVEKKDGPQDARIALRKEASSLSFILTDISQRTKVRIWSKQGDWYFVQLDNGYAGYIKSDHIAEGEELVIPSAKDDLSISEKHWEGRPVNLAWEAVYNRKPDPSKFDPMPGVNVVSPTWFSVVDPEGTVESKADPAYVSWAHRKGMEVWGLLSNSFNPELTTEALSTFERRKAIVDQMISLALENDLDGINIDFENVHTKDGPNVTQFLRELKPMAREHDLILSIDVTPKSQSEMWSAFLDRKSLGTITDYLMVMAYDEHWAASPKAGSVASLPWTEASIKRIIQEDEVPPQKVILGIPLYTRVWSETPKEGKIKVTSKSLGMKSAAGIIAEFNLKPKFRAAEGQNYVEYTEDGVVKKIWLEDQVSLKARVELAKSLKLGGIGAWNRTFADENAWVTLKKISE; encoded by the coding sequence TTGGCCAGAAATCATTCCAGACGCCGCCGTAAACGTTCACGATTCAAAGGAGCGGCAAGCCTGCTATTATTTGCAGCGATTATATGCGCAATTACTGTCGTATGGTTTGGTAATCCCCTTCACGAGAAACCCGATTGGCAGGGCAGTGTCCGTCCTATTTTTATGCAGGGCAAGTTGACTGGGTATGAAGCTCAAAGCTCGGGCAAGAACATGCTGATGCCGCTTAAATTGGTGCAAAGTCAAATTGATCCTACGGTTCGCTATGAGGATGATAGCCAAACCGTCATTATGGCGACGAGACAAAGCCTGCTCTATATGAAGGTTTCGAAGGCACAAGGGGAACTGAATGGTAAGACATATGCGCTTAGCGTAGCCCCTCAGGTGATCAGTGGAGAGGTATATATCCCGATAGAGGCTGTACGTGAAGTATACGGCGTTTCTATACACGAAGACCCTGTAACTGGTGCTGTCATCCTAATGAAAGCTGGAGAGAAGGTCAGGCTGGGGAGTGTAGAAAAGAAGGATGGCCCACAGGATGCTAGAATTGCCTTGCGTAAAGAAGCCTCCAGCCTATCTTTCATTTTGACAGATATATCTCAGCGGACGAAGGTACGTATTTGGTCCAAACAAGGAGATTGGTATTTTGTTCAATTAGACAATGGCTATGCGGGATACATTAAGTCAGACCATATCGCTGAAGGAGAAGAGCTTGTGATCCCTTCGGCTAAAGACGATTTGTCCATCTCGGAAAAACATTGGGAGGGTAGGCCAGTAAACCTCGCTTGGGAAGCCGTCTATAATCGCAAGCCCGATCCTTCCAAGTTTGATCCTATGCCTGGAGTAAATGTGGTGAGTCCTACGTGGTTCAGTGTCGTCGATCCTGAGGGCACTGTAGAAAGCAAGGCAGATCCTGCCTATGTCAGCTGGGCACATCGCAAGGGGATGGAGGTTTGGGGCTTGTTGAGCAACAGCTTTAATCCCGAATTAACAACTGAAGCATTGTCTACCTTTGAACGTCGAAAGGCGATTGTTGATCAGATGATTTCACTTGCCCTAGAAAATGATCTGGATGGTATTAATATTGACTTTGAAAATGTTCATACAAAGGATGGCCCCAATGTCACCCAATTTTTGCGGGAACTTAAACCGATGGCTAGGGAACATGATTTGATACTGTCCATTGATGTTACGCCTAAATCTCAAAGTGAGATGTGGTCAGCTTTTTTGGATCGAAAATCATTGGGCACCATCACAGATTACCTTATGGTAATGGCGTATGATGAGCATTGGGCGGCTAGTCCAAAGGCTGGTTCTGTCGCCTCGCTACCATGGACGGAAGCGTCAATTAAGCGAATTATTCAGGAAGATGAAGTGCCGCCTCAAAAAGTGATTTTAGGTATTCCGTTATATACTCGCGTGTGGTCCGAGACTCCCAAAGAAGGGAAGATTAAGGTCACCTCCAAATCACTTGGTATGAAGTCAGCAGCCGGTATCATAGCCGAATTTAACTTGAAGCCCAAGTTTAGAGCTGCCGAAGGCCAGAATTATGTCGAGTATACAGAAGACGGCGTGGTCAAAAAGATTTGGCTAGAGGATCAGGTATCTTTGAAGGCAAGAGTAGAACTTGCCAAATCGCTGAAGCTCGGAGGAATTGGGGCGTGGAATCGAACCTTTGCAGATGAAAACGCTTGGGTAACACTGAAAAAAATAAGTGAATAA
- a CDS encoding Fur family transcriptional regulator has protein sequence MAARVQHALELLKKTGVRITPQRHAILNYLMETMGHPTADEIYRALESKFPSMSVATVYNNLKMFIEAGMVHELTYGDNASRYDANISEHYHIICEKCGKIEDFSYPYLADVERHAALETGFEVHGHRMELHGVCKACSNKQT, from the coding sequence ATGGCGGCACGCGTCCAGCATGCTTTGGAACTTCTGAAGAAGACAGGTGTACGCATAACACCCCAGCGTCATGCCATATTAAACTATTTGATGGAAACCATGGGGCATCCGACTGCAGATGAAATATATCGAGCGCTTGAGTCCAAGTTTCCAAGTATGAGTGTGGCTACGGTTTATAATAACTTAAAGATGTTTATAGAAGCGGGTATGGTACATGAGTTGACCTATGGAGATAACGCCAGTCGTTATGATGCCAATATTTCGGAGCACTATCACATCATTTGCGAAAAATGCGGAAAGATTGAAGATTTCAGTTATCCCTATTTGGCTGATGTGGAACGCCATGCCGCGTTGGAAACAGGCTTCGAGGTGCATGGACATCGTATGGAGTTACACGGAGTATGCAAAGCTTGTAGTAACAAACAAACGTAA
- the gatA gene encoding Asp-tRNA(Asn)/Glu-tRNA(Gln) amidotransferase subunit GatA, whose amino-acid sequence MSLFNNTLPEIHNKLHQKEISVSDLVGHALETIGAREDKIRAYITVDEEQARASARELDDQLISGEERGLLFGLPVGIKDNIVTEGLRTTCGSQFLKNFDPVYDATVVSKLRAAQTVTLGKMNMDEFAMGGSNENSSFFPARNPWDLERVPGGSSGGSAAAVAAGEAYFTLGSDTGGSIRQPASYCGVVGLKPTYGLVSRFGLVAFASSLDQIGPITKNVQDSAYVLQAIAGYDQKDSTSAKVDIPDYLNALTGDVKGLRIAVPKEYLGEGVDPQVKEKVLDALKTLEGLGAVWEEVSLPHTEYAVATYYLLASSEASSNLARFDGVRYGVRSDNPDNLLDLYHQSRTQGFGPEVKRRIMLGTYALSSGYYDAYYLKAQKVRTLIKQDFDRVFEQYDVIIGPTAPTTAFKIGSQVDDPLTMYLNDILTIPVSLAGVPAISIPCGLADGMPVGLQIIGKAFDESSVLRVAHAFEQNTEFHKQRPQL is encoded by the coding sequence TTGAGCTTGTTCAATAACACATTGCCCGAGATACATAACAAGCTGCATCAAAAGGAAATTTCCGTGAGTGATCTGGTGGGACACGCTCTGGAGACAATTGGTGCGCGGGAAGACAAGATCAGAGCTTATATTACCGTTGACGAGGAACAGGCCCGTGCATCCGCACGTGAGCTGGATGATCAGCTGATTTCCGGAGAGGAAAGAGGATTATTGTTTGGTCTGCCGGTTGGTATTAAGGATAATATTGTGACAGAAGGGCTACGTACAACATGTGGCAGTCAGTTTTTGAAAAATTTTGATCCTGTTTACGATGCCACAGTTGTTAGCAAGTTGCGCGCAGCGCAAACTGTGACACTCGGTAAAATGAACATGGACGAATTCGCCATGGGCGGCTCTAACGAGAACTCCAGCTTTTTCCCTGCACGTAACCCTTGGGATTTAGAACGTGTTCCCGGCGGTTCCAGTGGCGGCTCGGCTGCGGCTGTTGCAGCGGGTGAGGCTTATTTCACGCTCGGTTCGGATACAGGTGGTTCCATTCGCCAGCCCGCTTCTTACTGCGGTGTAGTTGGCCTGAAACCAACCTATGGTCTAGTATCCCGTTTTGGACTGGTGGCTTTTGCCTCCTCTTTAGACCAAATTGGACCTATTACTAAAAATGTTCAGGATTCGGCCTATGTCCTACAAGCTATTGCAGGTTATGACCAGAAGGACTCCACTTCTGCAAAGGTAGACATTCCTGATTATTTGAACGCTTTAACCGGGGATGTAAAAGGACTTCGTATCGCTGTGCCTAAAGAGTATCTTGGTGAAGGCGTAGATCCACAGGTCAAGGAAAAGGTGCTCGACGCACTGAAAACGCTGGAAGGATTGGGCGCGGTATGGGAAGAGGTATCTCTTCCGCACACGGAATATGCGGTAGCGACTTACTACCTGTTGGCTTCATCCGAAGCGTCGTCCAATCTGGCCCGCTTTGACGGCGTACGCTATGGTGTGCGTTCTGACAATCCGGACAACCTGCTTGATCTTTACCATCAGTCCCGTACGCAGGGTTTTGGTCCCGAGGTGAAGCGTCGGATTATGCTGGGTACCTATGCACTCAGCTCCGGGTACTACGATGCTTATTATTTGAAAGCTCAAAAAGTGCGCACACTGATTAAACAGGATTTTGATCGTGTATTTGAACAATATGATGTAATTATCGGACCTACTGCACCGACAACTGCTTTCAAAATCGGCTCACAAGTGGATGATCCATTGACGATGTATTTGAACGACATTTTGACGATTCCGGTGAGCTTGGCTGGTGTGCCAGCCATCAGCATTCCGTGTGGTCTTGCGGATGGAATGCCAGTCGGACTACAAATTATCGGAAAGGCCTTTGACGAGTCTTCCGTGCTACGCGTAGCTCATGCTTTTGAACAAAATACCGAATTTCACAAGCAGCGTCCGCAGCTGTAA
- a CDS encoding DUF4097 family beta strand repeat-containing protein produces the protein MHRKIRVGRYTSSLLLMAVGILLIVDVFQNTEYMLQLLVWWPVIFVLWGLEYLIFFAVYYRKEGKSDNGRRFRPDLKGILSALVVAASVFIVTQQNHYMYLWNRVSLNLTSASMDFSQAKENRYDMGGVLVPVTMQTSDLVVDSVNGDVTLIRRPVSNIEVRGTLWVDQAPAAEADKIAQASSLTSTDGKTIMIRPEAKSYGASSKRQPRVNMLITVPEDRRFNVQIRTSNGNISLNGVDAIDSIRLESGNGNLTVNDAIGNVKGGTLNGQVKLHRISGDVDVRTNRGDMQAGDIEGAVTLHTMVGDIQLARSEGDITVDTQNGDMNVLNSTAKLNANSLNGSIKVHSEQVGGDWKIYSAVGDIVLDLPSNGDFQLEGSSSYGNLQSDFPFKIDSKSISGQNGTGKYAINVEGNSNLTIKKLLMPSLPDLEDSGGTTAPDTSDSSPAEPGAPESDTSIGTSGDNTAR, from the coding sequence GTGCACCGTAAAATAAGAGTCGGTCGCTACACCTCTTCGCTTCTGTTGATGGCTGTAGGCATTTTGCTTATTGTAGATGTGTTTCAAAATACTGAATATATGCTTCAGCTCCTCGTTTGGTGGCCCGTAATCTTCGTGCTTTGGGGACTGGAATATCTGATTTTTTTTGCTGTGTACTATCGGAAAGAAGGCAAGTCTGACAACGGAAGGCGATTCAGGCCTGACCTAAAGGGGATTCTGTCCGCTTTGGTAGTGGCAGCCTCGGTTTTTATCGTGACCCAGCAAAATCATTATATGTATCTGTGGAACCGGGTCAGTCTCAATCTGACGTCAGCCTCTATGGATTTTAGCCAGGCTAAAGAGAATCGGTATGATATGGGTGGTGTACTGGTACCTGTAACTATGCAGACGTCCGATTTAGTAGTTGATTCGGTTAATGGTGATGTAACACTAATCAGACGGCCTGTGTCCAATATAGAGGTACGAGGGACTCTATGGGTGGATCAAGCGCCTGCTGCCGAAGCGGACAAGATTGCTCAAGCTTCTTCACTGACTTCTACCGACGGCAAGACTATCATGATTCGTCCAGAGGCAAAGTCGTACGGAGCATCAAGCAAACGTCAGCCCCGTGTGAATATGCTGATCACCGTGCCGGAGGACCGGCGGTTCAATGTGCAGATTAGAACCTCCAACGGGAATATTTCCTTGAATGGAGTTGATGCTATTGACAGCATTCGGCTCGAGAGCGGTAATGGAAATCTCACTGTTAATGACGCTATCGGCAATGTCAAGGGAGGCACGTTGAACGGTCAGGTTAAATTGCATCGGATTTCTGGAGATGTAGATGTGCGCACGAACCGTGGCGATATGCAGGCAGGAGATATTGAAGGAGCTGTGACACTACACACCATGGTAGGTGATATTCAACTCGCTCGCTCGGAAGGGGACATCACCGTAGATACTCAGAATGGTGACATGAATGTGCTGAATTCTACAGCCAAGCTGAATGCAAATTCGCTTAATGGCTCTATCAAAGTGCATAGCGAGCAGGTGGGCGGAGATTGGAAAATATACAGTGCTGTCGGTGATATCGTATTGGATCTTCCGTCGAATGGAGATTTTCAGTTAGAGGGTTCAAGCAGTTATGGTAATCTTCAATCCGATTTTCCATTTAAAATAGATAGTAAAAGTATTTCAGGCCAGAATGGGACAGGTAAGTATGCGATCAACGTAGAGGGTAACAGCAATTTAACGATTAAAAAGTTACTGATGCCGTCGTTACCCGACTTGGAGGATTCCGGGGGTACGACTGCGCCCGATACATCTGATAGCTCTCCGGCTGAACCCGGAGCTCCTGAGTCAGATACCTCTATAGGAACATCCGGCGACAATACGGCGCGTTGA
- a CDS encoding MgtC/SapB family protein — protein sequence MNNPWIIDDSHIILRLLLSMLLGGFIGFERERSNHAAGLRTHIMVSLGSTLIMLLSIYGFADFIKEANVRIDPARLATAVITGVGFLGAGTIMFTGKSITGLTTAASIWVVAAIGLGVGAGFYFPSIAATVLVFLNLWVFNKVELRYMRGRKRHLITLYGLSSHGLLEQISTYLEQEKVEIRKIMIKEHENVPFHELHPDRQSMEVSLEVLSRHDFNPVRIAADLRQWEDIAAVSVE from the coding sequence ATGAATAATCCGTGGATTATAGACGATTCACATATCATTTTACGGCTTTTGCTGTCCATGCTTCTCGGTGGATTCATTGGCTTTGAACGCGAACGTTCCAATCACGCAGCTGGTTTGAGGACTCATATTATGGTCAGTCTTGGTTCGACGCTGATTATGCTACTCTCCATTTACGGCTTTGCCGATTTTATTAAAGAAGCTAATGTACGCATAGATCCCGCTCGTTTGGCTACGGCTGTAATCACTGGCGTAGGCTTTTTGGGTGCAGGGACGATTATGTTCACAGGTAAATCGATTACCGGACTAACGACTGCGGCTTCCATTTGGGTCGTGGCTGCCATTGGTCTTGGGGTCGGAGCAGGCTTTTATTTCCCGTCTATTGCGGCAACGGTGCTCGTGTTTTTAAATTTATGGGTATTTAACAAAGTCGAACTCCGATATATGCGTGGACGCAAGCGTCATCTTATTACATTGTACGGATTGTCGTCTCACGGATTGCTGGAGCAGATTTCGACTTATTTAGAGCAAGAAAAAGTGGAAATACGTAAAATAATGATTAAAGAACATGAAAATGTCCCATTTCACGAATTACATCCAGATCGGCAGAGTATGGAGGTTTCCCTAGAGGTGCTGTCCCGTCATGATTTTAATCCCGTACGTATTGCAGCTGATTTACGACAATGGGAAGATATAGCTGCAGTCTCTGTTGAGTAA
- a CDS encoding GNAT family N-acetyltransferase, whose product MVTLCSLEDDDIVSQIWRLQHVAYRLEAELIGFDEIPPLMDTLDTLRSCGESFYGWLEEGELLGALAVQSESPDSLTLTRMMVHPDHFRKGIADSLMKHVLNEYQNIPLFIVSTGTLNTPAVTLYRKHGFRPVSAAEVAPGVELTTYHLHKLE is encoded by the coding sequence ATGGTTACCCTATGTTCATTGGAAGATGATGATATCGTCAGTCAGATATGGCGTCTACAGCACGTTGCCTATAGGCTGGAAGCTGAGCTGATTGGGTTTGATGAGATTCCTCCACTGATGGATACATTGGATACGCTGAGAAGCTGTGGAGAGTCTTTTTATGGGTGGCTGGAGGAAGGTGAATTGCTAGGGGCACTGGCTGTGCAGTCTGAGTCGCCCGATTCGCTTACCCTTACACGTATGATGGTTCACCCAGATCATTTTCGAAAAGGTATTGCAGACTCTTTAATGAAGCATGTTTTGAATGAATATCAAAATATCCCGTTGTTTATCGTCTCTACAGGAACTTTAAATACTCCTGCGGTGACATTGTATCGAAAACATGGCTTTCGCCCCGTATCTGCGGCGGAGGTCGCCCCAGGCGTGGAATTAACCACCTACCATCTGCATAAGTTGGAATAG
- a CDS encoding nucleotidyltransferase-like protein, whose translation MYDELLQEDSIGIISYRKPGEYFHGSMLYDFDELILIIGEGTKPVRSIQHLFMNGLRCQVLYATLSCLKEWIIAGEQANIIDYVLEGRIVWERDERVRLLRQEIVDFNDPLREQKRFHEFSRFLVNYVHGKRAVREGRIIDAYQSVLKALDHWASIELIERGIYPKIHLWVQVQPLDRTIDKLYNELTLSTETLEQRVELVLLACEFSVMSKMEECSSPLFRILGSRREPWSINELINHPELKNLQLDLTVVLRKLVYRSLIRETAAGDFRDRGQNRELRYSLI comes from the coding sequence ATGTATGATGAATTGTTGCAGGAAGATTCAATAGGTATTATTTCGTACAGAAAGCCGGGAGAGTATTTTCACGGTTCGATGTTGTATGACTTTGATGAACTCATTCTAATTATTGGAGAAGGCACCAAGCCGGTTCGTTCTATTCAACACTTATTTATGAATGGCTTAAGATGCCAAGTGTTGTACGCAACGCTCAGTTGTCTGAAGGAATGGATTATCGCTGGTGAACAAGCCAACATTATAGATTATGTGCTAGAAGGTCGTATTGTCTGGGAACGGGATGAGAGGGTCCGTCTTTTAAGACAGGAAATTGTTGATTTTAACGATCCACTACGGGAGCAGAAGCGATTTCATGAGTTCTCCCGCTTTCTGGTCAATTACGTTCATGGTAAAAGAGCGGTGCGAGAAGGGCGGATCATTGACGCTTATCAAAGTGTTCTGAAAGCATTGGATCATTGGGCATCTATTGAACTCATTGAACGGGGGATTTATCCAAAGATTCACTTATGGGTTCAGGTACAGCCTCTGGATCGAACGATTGACAAACTGTATAACGAACTCACATTAAGTACGGAAACCTTGGAACAACGGGTTGAACTAGTATTGCTTGCTTGTGAATTTTCAGTGATGTCAAAAATGGAGGAGTGCTCATCTCCGCTATTCCGTATATTAGGCAGCAGACGGGAACCCTGGTCTATAAATGAACTTATTAACCATCCAGAACTAAAGAATCTTCAATTGGATCTTACCGTCGTGCTCCGTAAACTGGTATATCGTTCACTTATTAGAGAAACAGCTGCCGGGGATTTTAGGGATCGTGGGCAAAATCGTGAACTGCGTTACTCCCTTATTTGA
- a CDS encoding MBL fold metallo-hydrolase, protein MVLSIRSFNLGPLQTNAYLLQGDDPQRAIIIDPGMNPGPLLRAIESLTIEAILLTHAHFDHIGGVEEIRNAKGCPVYLHALEQDWLTSPKLNGSLMWPEASPPISTGPAEYDLAEGQQLNLIGHTFKVFHTPGHSPGSVSFLCGKDLFSGDVLFRQGVGRTDLTGGRERDLYDSIQNKLFPLGDDVTVYSGHGPKTSIGYEKANNPYIR, encoded by the coding sequence ATGGTGCTATCTATTCGCAGCTTTAATCTCGGTCCACTTCAGACGAACGCTTATTTGCTTCAAGGGGATGATCCACAGCGCGCCATTATTATTGATCCAGGAATGAATCCGGGTCCTTTGCTGAGGGCGATTGAGTCTCTGACTATTGAAGCTATCCTGCTGACCCATGCCCATTTTGACCATATTGGTGGGGTGGAGGAGATTCGCAATGCTAAAGGATGCCCGGTGTATTTGCACGCCTTGGAGCAAGACTGGCTCACATCTCCTAAGCTGAATGGCTCCTTGATGTGGCCAGAGGCATCTCCACCAATCTCAACCGGTCCTGCCGAATATGATTTGGCGGAAGGTCAGCAATTGAACCTGATCGGGCACACGTTCAAGGTGTTCCATACACCGGGCCATTCACCCGGAAGTGTCAGCTTTCTGTGTGGCAAAGATCTTTTTTCCGGGGATGTGCTATTCCGTCAGGGCGTTGGACGCACGGATCTGACGGGTGGCCGGGAACGGGATTTATACGATTCTATTCAAAACAAATTGTTTCCGCTCGGAGATGACGTTACAGTCTATTCCGGTCACGGTCCCAAAACGTCCATCGGTTATGAGAAAGCTAACAATCCGTATATCCGGTAA
- a CDS encoding thioredoxin family protein, with protein MSRTNVSQYFGKGLSPEQFMEGMEKNKEAFRSGYDQFVWNREEDREYFESLNHRDDLRVLILAADWCGDVVRNVPVVFRALENSGIPTEVLILENHQALMDDFLTMGGRAVPIVIFADTGGHVLGHWGPRPAHVQQIMIEFKRENPDREADDYQEKIAVARKEMAEKYGEGTEVHPVIVQELRELISGF; from the coding sequence ATGAGCCGTACTAATGTATCGCAATACTTCGGAAAGGGCTTAAGCCCTGAACAGTTTATGGAGGGCATGGAAAAGAACAAAGAAGCCTTCCGCTCTGGGTACGATCAGTTTGTGTGGAATCGCGAAGAGGATCGAGAGTATTTTGAAAGCCTGAACCATCGGGATGATCTGCGCGTGCTTATTTTGGCTGCCGACTGGTGTGGGGATGTGGTACGTAATGTGCCAGTTGTGTTCCGTGCACTGGAAAATAGCGGGATTCCGACCGAAGTATTAATCTTGGAAAACCATCAGGCGCTGATGGATGACTTCCTGACAATGGGCGGACGTGCTGTACCGATTGTGATTTTTGCGGATACAGGAGGTCACGTACTTGGCCACTGGGGACCACGCCCTGCACATGTCCAACAAATTATGATCGAATTCAAACGTGAAAATCCAGATCGGGAAGCCGATGATTATCAAGAAAAAATCGCAGTTGCTCGTAAAGAAATGGCTGAAAAATATGGGGAGGGAACCGAGGTCCATCCTGTGATTGTTCAGGAATTACGTGAGCTGATCTCGGGATTTTAA
- the gatB gene encoding Asp-tRNA(Asn)/Glu-tRNA(Gln) amidotransferase subunit GatB, translated as MSTTTSKYETVIGLEVHVELHTKSKIFCGCSTSFGAPPNSHTCPVCLGHPGVLPVLNRQAVDYAMKAAMALNCTIADVSKFDRKNYFYPDSPKAYQISQYDQPIGENGWIDIEVNGETKRIGITRLHLEEDAGKLTHVDGGYASLVDFNRVGTPLVEIVSEPEISSPEEAKAYLEKIRAIMQYCDVSDVKMEEGSLRCDANISLRPHGQKELGTKAELKNMNSFRGVQRGLEYEQFRQEQTLDEGGTIVQETRRWDEAQGKTLSMRGKEQAHDYRYFPDPDLVTLHIDEEWKERIRASIPELPDQRKARYTSEYGLPEYDAQVITSSKPLADLFEDSLQFTKDAKAVSNWIMGDLLGYLNSAGVELSQVKLTGRGLGEMIGLLEKGTINSKIAKTVFKEMLESDKLPQQIVEEKGLVQISDEGAILTIVEQVVAANPQSVEDYKAGKQKAIGFLVGQVMKESKGKANPGLANKLLTEVLNR; from the coding sequence ATGTCTACAACTACATCCAAATATGAGACGGTCATCGGACTTGAAGTGCACGTGGAATTGCATACGAAGTCTAAAATATTTTGTGGATGCTCGACATCCTTCGGAGCACCACCCAACTCTCATACATGTCCGGTCTGTCTCGGTCATCCAGGGGTATTGCCGGTATTGAACCGTCAGGCCGTTGATTATGCAATGAAAGCAGCAATGGCGCTGAATTGCACCATTGCTGATGTGAGCAAGTTTGACCGTAAGAACTATTTTTACCCCGATTCACCTAAGGCTTACCAAATCTCACAATACGATCAACCCATTGGCGAAAATGGCTGGATTGATATTGAAGTGAATGGTGAGACAAAGCGTATCGGTATTACTCGACTGCATCTGGAAGAGGACGCAGGGAAATTAACACATGTTGATGGTGGCTACGCATCTTTGGTCGACTTTAATCGGGTCGGCACACCATTGGTCGAGATCGTTTCGGAGCCGGAAATATCTTCGCCGGAAGAAGCCAAGGCCTATCTGGAAAAAATACGTGCCATTATGCAGTATTGTGATGTATCCGATGTGAAGATGGAGGAAGGATCACTTCGCTGCGACGCGAATATCAGTCTTCGTCCGCATGGACAAAAAGAGCTGGGAACTAAAGCGGAACTGAAAAACATGAACTCCTTCCGTGGCGTACAGCGCGGACTGGAATATGAGCAGTTCCGACAGGAGCAGACGCTGGACGAAGGCGGAACGATTGTACAGGAGACACGTCGTTGGGATGAGGCACAAGGTAAAACCTTGTCTATGCGTGGTAAGGAACAGGCCCATGACTATCGTTATTTCCCAGACCCGGATCTGGTTACACTGCATATAGATGAGGAATGGAAAGAACGCATCCGTGCTTCGATTCCTGAATTGCCTGACCAGCGTAAAGCACGCTACACTTCGGAATATGGATTACCTGAGTATGATGCTCAGGTGATTACGTCCTCCAAGCCATTGGCCGATTTGTTCGAGGATAGCCTTCAATTCACCAAGGATGCCAAAGCAGTATCCAACTGGATTATGGGGGATCTACTCGGCTATTTGAACAGTGCCGGTGTAGAGCTGTCGCAAGTTAAATTGACCGGTCGGGGCTTGGGCGAAATGATCGGACTGCTGGAGAAGGGAACGATCAATAGCAAAATCGCCAAAACGGTCTTCAAGGAAATGCTGGAAAGTGATAAACTGCCACAGCAAATTGTTGAAGAAAAAGGGCTTGTACAGATCAGTGATGAGGGTGCAATCTTGACCATTGTCGAACAAGTTGTAGCAGCTAACCCGCAATCGGTCGAAGATTACAAAGCCGGCAAGCAAAAGGCCATCGGCTTCCTAGTCGGTCAGGTGATGAAGGAGAGCAAGGGAAAGGCAAACCCTGGCCTTGCTAATAAGTTACTGACGGAAGTGCTGAACCGCTAA